In the Hemitrygon akajei chromosome 7, sHemAka1.3, whole genome shotgun sequence genome, one interval contains:
- the LOC140731156 gene encoding probable G-protein coupled receptor 21, with translation MTSVWAVQNRSMNSSLDANNTSRPFCLLGFSYYETVNICLLEITIIIFLTVLIISGNLIVILVFHCAPLLNHHTTSYFIQTTAFADLFVGVSCLVPSLSLLHYPNGSHESLTCRFFGYIVSVLKSVSMTSLACISVDRYIAITKPLSYNQLVTPWRLRACIVIIWIYSCIIFLPSFFGWGKPGYHGDIFEWCANSWETNVYFAGFIVVLLYAPAAFVVCFTYFNIFRICQQHTKEISERRARFNPQEGTSTENPPSSEKHYAMVLFRITSVFYILWLPYIVYFLLESSHVYHSSEVSFLTTWLAISNSFCNCVIYSLSNSVFRKGLRRLSDAVCASCIWYVESKNPSMPGSKRSSNDCNA, from the coding sequence ATGACATCTGTTTGGGCCGTGCAGAACCGAAGTATGAACTCTTCCCTGGATGCAAACAATACCAGCCGACCATTCTGCCTTTTGGGATTCAGTTACTACGAAACAGTTAACATCTGCCTCCTGGAAATAACCATCATTATTTTTCTGACGGTGTTAATCATTTCAGGTAATCTCATTGTCATATTGGTATTTCATTGTGCACCCCTTTTGAATCATCATACCACAAGTTATTTCATTCAGACTACGGCATTCGCTGATCTATTTGTTGGAGTCAGTTGCCTGGTTCCGTCTTTGTCCCTTCTTCACTATCCGAATGGATCTCATGAATCTTTAACGTGCAGATTCTTTGGATATATTGTGTCTGTCCTGAAAAGCGTTTCAATGACCTCTCTGGCCTGCATCAGCGTTGATCGATATATTGCAATTACGAAGCCGCTATCTTACAATCAGCTGGTCACACCGTGGAGGTTGCGTGCCTGCATTGTTATCATCTGGATATACTCCTGCATCATATTCCTTCCTTCTTTCTTTGGCTGGGGAAAGCCAGGTTATCATGGGGACATATTTGAATGGTGTGCTAATTCCTGGGAGACAAACGTGTACTTTGCAGGGTTTATTGTGGTTTTGCTGTACGCCCCTGCTGCGTTTGTGGTCTGTTTTACCTATTTCAACATATTCAGAATATGCCAACAACACACGAAAGAAATCAGTGAAAGACGTGCTCGGTTTAACCCTCAAGAAGGGACATCGACAGAAAATCCGCCCAGCTCTGAGAAACATTATGCTATGGTTCTCTTCCGAATCACCAGTGTCTTTTACATCCTCTGGCTTCCGTACATCGTTTATTTCCTCCTCGAGAGCTCCCACGTTTATCATAGCTCGGAGGTATCTTTCCTGACCACCTGGCTCGCCATTAGCAATAGCTTCTGTAACTGCGTAATATACAGCCTTTCTAACAGTGTCTTTCGGAAGGGGCTCAGGCGCCTCTCGGATGCCGTCTGTGCTTCGTGTATCTGGTATGTGGAAAGCAAAAACCCTTCAATGCCTGGGAGTAAAAGATCTTCCAATGACTGCAATgcttga